In a single window of the Candidatus Nanosynbacter featherlites genome:
- a CDS encoding ABC transporter permease encodes MQELFNKRNRVILLELVKTDFKLRYQGSFLGILWSVLKPLLLFLVMYLVFVKFLKFTDGTKTYPIVLLLGIALWGFFTEATSVGMNAIVSRGDLLRKINFPKYIIIISSMSSALISLSINLIVVLIFGLISGVDFTWKVLLAPFSIIQLFILAMGVSLILSTLYVKFRDISHIWDVILQICFYSIPIIYPLSLVSNFHPGVAKVMMLNPIAQSIQDVRYSLIAPQTTPTTWSTVNNIWISLIPIVLTVVVVIIGVVYFRKSSKTFAENM; translated from the coding sequence ATGCAGGAGTTGTTTAATAAACGAAACAGAGTAATTTTACTCGAATTAGTAAAAACTGATTTTAAATTGCGCTATCAAGGTTCATTTTTAGGAATCTTATGGTCAGTACTGAAGCCACTGTTGCTGTTTTTGGTGATGTATTTGGTGTTTGTGAAATTTTTGAAGTTTACCGACGGCACAAAAACCTATCCAATTGTCTTACTCTTAGGTATTGCTCTTTGGGGATTCTTCACTGAAGCTACCTCAGTTGGCATGAATGCCATTGTCAGCAGGGGTGATTTACTGCGTAAAATCAACTTTCCAAAATATATCATCATCATCTCATCGATGTCGAGTGCGCTCATCAGCTTGTCGATCAACTTGATTGTGGTGTTAATCTTTGGCCTCATCTCTGGAGTTGACTTTACGTGGAAAGTACTTTTGGCGCCATTTAGTATCATTCAATTGTTCATTTTAGCAATGGGTGTGTCACTAATATTATCAACACTGTATGTCAAATTCCGTGACATTAGCCATATTTGGGATGTGATTTTACAGATATGTTTCTACAGTATCCCGATTATCTATCCACTTAGTTTGGTGTCAAATTTTCACCCAGGGGTCGCAAAAGTTATGATGCTCAATCCTATTGCGCAAAGTATTCAAGATGTCAGATACAGCCTGATTGCTCCACAGACAACACCAACCACGTGGAGTACGGTAAATAATATCTGGATTAGTTTAATCCCTATTGTACTGACAGTCGTTGTCGTCATTATTGGTGTTGTTTATTTCAGAAAAAGCAGCAAAACCTTTGCGGAGAATATGTAA
- a CDS encoding protein jag → MDQQQTIDYIKKYVEDLMAFFDLNITAEVSIEDDILIVKIPSTQYNSLLIGRGAETLRSIQHLLSALLRNSNAAVERVNLDIADYKQQHAEKLAEKARAWFQEVRDTGEPKRLDLNAADRWTVHHTAHDFNDIETHSEGEGRDRRLVISLKD, encoded by the coding sequence ATGGATCAGCAGCAAACAATCGATTACATCAAGAAATATGTTGAGGATTTGATGGCCTTTTTTGACCTAAATATAACGGCTGAAGTGTCCATCGAAGACGATATTTTGATCGTAAAAATTCCATCAACGCAATACAATAGCTTACTGATTGGTCGTGGCGCTGAGACGTTGCGCAGTATCCAACACCTACTCTCAGCACTGCTTCGCAACAGCAATGCCGCAGTGGAACGAGTTAACCTAGATATCGCTGACTACAAGCAGCAGCACGCTGAAAAACTTGCTGAAAAAGCTCGCGCTTGGTTTCAGGAAGTCCGAGACACTGGCGAGCCTAAGAGGTTGGATCTTAACGCGGCTGACCGCTGGACGGTACACCACACCGCACATGATTTCAATGACATAGAAACTCACTCAGAGGGCGAAGGTCGCGATCGACGACTTGTGATTAGCCTAAAAGATTAA